The sequence GTCTTCGGCCTCGGCTGATCCGCTCGCGAACAGGAGACCTCACCATGCGTTCCCTCGACATCGCCCGCGAGGCTTGTGAAGCCTCGCACCCCGGCCTGCTCAAGGCCCTGTCCGAGCACTCGCTCAGCGAGCTGGAGCGCCCGGGCGGCCCGGCCGTCAAACTGTTCCGCGACCACGGTGGCGCCGGGCTGCTGGTGCCGCGGGACTTCGGCGGGGCCGGCGCCGGCGCGCTCACCGCCGTACGGATCAATCGGGCGCTCGGCGCCGCCAGCCCGTCGCTGGGCGCGGCGGTGACCATGCACCATTTCACCGCCGGCATGCTGTACAGCCTGACCGGCTCGGCCGGGCGTCTCACCGGCGCGCAGCTGGGCCTGCTGGAGCGGGTCGCGGGCGAGCGGCTGCTGATGGCGTCCGCCTGGGCCGAGGGCCGGTCCAGCCAGAACATCCTGGTGCCGGCCGTGAAGGCGGAACCTGCGCCCGGCGGCGGTTTCGTGGTCAACGGCGTGAAGAAGCCGTGCAGCCTGGCCCGTTCCATGGATCTGCTGACCGCCAGCGTGGCGGTGCCCGGCGACGACGGCGAGTCGCTGGCGGTGCTGCTGATCCCGGCCGACACGCCCGGCATCTCGGTGCATCCCTTCTGGAGCAACCCGGTGCTGGCCGCCGCCGAGAGCGAGG is a genomic window of Actinoplanes teichomyceticus ATCC 31121 containing:
- a CDS encoding acyl-CoA dehydrogenase family protein; protein product: MRSLDIAREACEASHPGLLKALSEHSLSELERPGGPAVKLFRDHGGAGLLVPRDFGGAGAGALTAVRINRALGAASPSLGAAVTMHHFTAGMLYSLTGSAGRLTGAQLGLLERVAGERLLMASAWAEGRSSQNILVPAVKAEPAPGGGFVVNGVKKPCSLARSMDLLTASVAVPGDDGESLAVLLIPADTPGISVHPFWSNPVLAAAESEEVRLEDVHVPEDLVIRTVPDDPTRLDDLQSAGFVWFVMLISSVYTGAASALTERVLKAGRGSVTDRAALGVQLDSAVGLLEGVARAVDAGELNEDVVAAALVARYAVQDHLVRVADLAVETLGGIAWIKDPEIAYLASAVRPLAFHPPSRASAAEPLIDYFSGEPLRLS